The following are from one region of the Deltaproteobacteria bacterium genome:
- a CDS encoding glycosyltransferase, with the protein MGDRQSCGISDDNVEPTSSAFACRKGRAEGERVVTPRVSVILPTRDRLDKLRCALASVERQRFRDFEIIVVDDGSTDDTASWLHSQCFTAQVLRMETTGGAAHARNQGLARARGELIEFLDDDDLWPPAYLEAQVEHLDAHPAATLSYADHVERHANGHTTRPDTQPLLTYPNPLIRLLAESFIHTMSVVVCRREAFDRFGQFNEQFAIVHDLDWYGRILVGGGSFVYLPRTLVERRVPGGLVTAHRKWFWEEHTAHTHALMANPTVARHEHLVRAYRSLFFARIGLAEQDWSFGITRLLMAFFASPYWTMRITALRLLRRLQFEHRVS; encoded by the coding sequence GTGGGAGATCGCCAATCTTGCGGGATTTCTGACGATAATGTCGAGCCGACCAGCTCTGCGTTCGCTTGCCGTAAAGGCAGAGCAGAGGGAGAACGAGTTGTGACGCCCCGAGTTTCCGTCATTTTGCCTACACGGGACCGGCTCGACAAGCTGCGTTGTGCGTTAGCATCGGTGGAGAGGCAACGCTTCCGCGATTTTGAGATTATTGTCGTTGATGACGGTTCGACAGATGATACCGCTTCGTGGCTTCACTCGCAGTGTTTTACGGCTCAGGTCCTGAGAATGGAAACGACTGGTGGTGCGGCTCACGCGCGCAATCAAGGTCTTGCACGCGCGCGTGGTGAACTGATTGAGTTTCTTGATGACGACGACCTTTGGCCTCCAGCTTATCTGGAGGCACAAGTCGAACACCTCGACGCTCATCCTGCAGCGACGCTCAGTTACGCAGATCATGTCGAACGGCACGCCAATGGGCACACGACCCGTCCTGATACGCAACCTCTTTTGACTTATCCTAATCCCCTCATTCGACTGCTGGCGGAAAGTTTTATCCACACCATGTCTGTCGTCGTCTGTCGTCGTGAGGCGTTCGATCGGTTCGGTCAGTTTAATGAACAGTTTGCTATTGTCCACGACTTGGACTGGTATGGTCGCATCCTTGTTGGTGGTGGTAGTTTTGTGTATCTCCCTCGTACTCTGGTTGAGCGCAGGGTTCCTGGAGGTTTGGTGACGGCGCATCGTAAATGGTTCTGGGAGGAGCACACTGCGCACACGCACGCGCTGATGGCAAACCCAACGGTTGCACGGCATGAGCACCTGGTCCGTGCCTATCGCTCCCTCTTTTTCGCGCGTATCGGTTTGGCGGAACAAGACTGGAGCTTTGGAATTACACGGTTGCTGATGGCTTTCTTTGCCTCTCCGTACTGGACAATGCGCATTACTGCATTGCGGCTCTTACGTCGACTACAGTTTGAACATCGAGTGTCATAA